The Kaistella daneshvariae genomic sequence GAAGACCTGCTACCGTGTGCAAACGGTGCGGCACTCCGGCGAGTTGGGCGCCCAGCATTCCGACAATCCCTGCTTTAGGTGTATGAGAGTGCACCAGGAAAGGTTTTTCTTTTTTACAAAAGTTGTAAAATTTCCAGAGGGCTATTAAATCCTGAAGGGGCGAAATTTCCCGCGTCATTTCCAGAGGGTGATGCTTCACACCATATTTCTTCGCCACACGCGCAAGTTCCGGCGCATCGGCGGAAACAGCCGTCACCTCATAATATTGATTCATAAAAGAAAGCTGCTTTCCTAAAAGTTTGTCAAGGGAAATGGGAACGGTGGTAATGCGGAGGAGTTTTTTCAAAAGTTCGTGTTATTTACTGGTAACGTAAAAAAAGTTAGATAGATGATCGTTAATATGAAATTTAAAAGTTTATTTTTCAAGAATAAGATGCTTTATATTGTTCTTCACCATCCTGAATTTTCCGCTTTTTTCACCGGAGATCTCTTCAACATACTCCAGGTCGATGGTCATGCCATCACCTACCCTATCGCGCCAATTGTGTAGAAAAGTACGTTCAGTTTTTCAGAATAAACCGCGGGATCAATAATAAGTAGGATTTTAATTTTATTTAATTCCTCCTGAATGACCTGAAACTTTTTAATACCGTGCGTATCTTTAAGCGTGTTGGAAACGTTACCCAAATTAATTTTCCCGTTTTCGGGGGAATAAACAAAATCATCAATACGCCCTAAAATTTCTTTCACGAGCGGATTGTTATTGCCGCAAATACAGTACTTTTCCTCATCTTCCAGCGTAATGGAATCTCCAATATCATAACGGATTAACGGCGTGCCCTCAGTGGTGAACGATGTCACGACCAGCCTTCCGGATGTAGTTGGTTGATCCCGCTCATCTAAAACTTCGAAGACTCCGCTCTGCAATTCTAAGTGTAATCTCCCTTCGGAACATTCAAAAATAAAGGGTGCTCCTTCCGAGGAAGCATATTGGTTATACATTTTTGTTTTAAAGAAGCTTTCAATAATGCTCCGCATGTCTTCATTGATGGATTCCGCTGTGGGAAAAATAGCTTTAATTGTATTTTCCGGAAACTGATACCCATTTTGAGCCCCGTATTTCGCAATTTCAAGAATGGTGGATGGAAAACCTACTAAATACTCCGGCTGATATTTTATTAAATCTACTACATAATATTTAAGATATTTATCACTGATATGAAAGGTTGAATAATACCTCACCTTGTGCCAGTGATCCGTTTTCCAAAATCTGTTCTGTTCCAAATCCCGATCTGTAAGCAAACTCTTGCCACTAAACCAAGCGGTCTTCTTGCCCAGTTCATATCCGAACCTGGACCGAAAATCATCCAGCATAGCAAAACGTTCCTGCATATTTTCTGGGGTAAACAGAATCTCTAATGACTTACCTGTAGTGCCACCCGTTTTTGAAACCACTCCTTCTTTTTTAGAAACGGTAAAAAAATCGCTGCTCTTTTGTCTTAAGGATTCTTTGGAAAGAATAGGCAGTTGATGGATCTGCGCAAGTTCAACCTGAGCATAATCTTTATAATAGGTCGTGTTTTCTATGGATGATTTTAAAAACCGGTTAAACCGGTCTGCCTGTGTTTTTTGTAAAGCCTGAAGAGAAAGCGTTCTGTTTTCCAAAAAAACCTTACGGTATTTTTGGTACTTCTGTCCGTATCTTATTTTATAGGCTTGGTAGTTAAAGATGGAAATTAGTAGTTCCTGCAAGTACACAGGAAAGAGGCGGTACAATTGATCTTTCATTCGTAATTTTTTGATACAATGGAAATTTAGCAGTACTATTTTTTAAATGAAACAATTAATTCTGTAACGATTCGTACACTTTTATATAATTATCTACCATATAACTGATATCAAATCTAGTTACATAATCTAATGCTGTTTCAATCATTTCTCTTCTATGATCTTGATCATTTGCGATTGCCAATAACTTTTCTGCAAGTTGCTCTGCATTTCCTTTGGTAAATAAGAAACGGGGATCGGGCACAATCTCTTTGACACCAACAACATCAGAACCTAAAAACACTTGACCGGAGGCCAATGATTCTAACACAACTCCTGAAAGACCTTCGTGATTGGTACTCAAAACATTTAAATCAACCAAATGCATTAATTTATAAATATCCTGTCTTAATCCTAAGAAAATAACCCTGTCCGCAACTCCTTCCAGATCAACCATTTTTTTTATTTCCGCTTTGTACTGACCCTCTCCAGCAAAGTATATTTTAAAATTTCCGGGTAGGAATTGAAGTGATCTTACTAAAGTTTGTTGATCTTTTTGCGAACCATCAAATCTACCAACCATTAGAATGTTAAAATAATCACCACTTATGAATTCATATTCTTTTTTATCAATCGCACTTCGTTCTTCTTTTATTTGTTCAATATTAACCCCATTATGAATCGTTACAATATCTTTTCTATTTAGCCATGTTTCCAAATTTGATTTCACTTCAGCTGTAATACCAATAAGTTGATCATATTGGCTATAGATGAATTTCTCAAGTGGTCGCAGTATCCTGTAGTCTTTCCTTTCATTAAAAACACTATGTTCTGTTTTAACCAATTTTACTTTTGATTTAAAAAAAAGAGAGGCGAAGGAAAGCCAATACTGCGTCGGAAAAAGATGCGCATGAACGATATCAAATTTATTTTTATTGACGTACCGCACTATCTGACTGATCTGCAACGGATTATAAAATGACTTCTGAAGGTCTATAATTTTGATATTATTCGCATCCAGTAGCCTACCATATTTTTCAACATTTACGTCAGAATTAGAGATCATTAATTCCACTTGCAATCCCCTATCTTTCATTGCAGGAAGAATATCCGTAAGGAGTTTTTCGGCACCGCCTGATCCCAAATTATTTATATAATGCAGTATTTTCATTTTTTTAATTGAAGGTATTTATAGAACACAAAACCAACCGGCAACAGTAAAATGGTCAAAAATTTAAATTTATTATTCTCATGAAGGATTTTAAAATCATGGGTAATGAAAAACAGAGACGAAAGATGCAGGCAATTCTTGAGAATATCTTTCGCAGATGAAGTATGTTTTAATCTGATTTTTCTGGCATATGCAAAACCTTTTGGAGATTGAAAATATTGTTTAAGGATGGTATTCGAGGAACCGCCCTCTTGGTACTCAACAATGCAGATCACGTCATCTAAAAAAAAGAACGGTTTTTCGTCGCCCATCATTATATATAAAATACCAAGTGGTACCAATTTTTCATTTTCGTATTCCGGATAAAGGGGGTACTTTTTCAGCTCTTTTGTTTTAAGCACAAACTTCTTGTCTCCCATTGCTTTATATCTGGTGTAGAGGTCATGATAAGAACCTTCACCGACATTTTGAGGCATCCTGCTGCCAATGACCACACCATTAGCGGTAGCGTCCAATCCCACAATTCCCGAAACATCATCTTTATTTTCAACCTTATCCCATGCTTCAAGAATGACAGCAATGCCATTTTCCGGCATGTAGTCATCAGAATCAATACATAGATTCAGTTCTGTAACAATTATTTTGTAAGCCGCATTATGGCCCGTATGCATGCCTCCGTTCTCTTTGTAATGGTATTGAATTTCAATTCTGTTCTCAGCTTGCCACTTTTGGATGAGTTGTTCGGTACCGTCAGACGAACCATCGTCAATTACGAGCCATAAAAAATCTTTCGAAGTCTGGCGGCATAAACTCTTATAGAGTCGCGGTAGGAGGTGTGCCCTATTATACGTTGGAGTAAAAACGGTGATTTTTTTCATTATTTGATAACATTCATAAAAAAGGTAAACATAAAATACAGAAATAAAATGATGGCAAAACGCCGGTCCTGGTTCTCCCAAATTTTATAACGAAACATCGGATAGGCAATTACAGCCGGCATTAAAAACCAGGAAAGGTACGCAAATCGGTTGCTGAAAGCCGCCGTAATGACCAAAATCCAAAAAGCATTTGCCATACAATAAATACCAAACAGATGAATATAAAAAGGATCAATAATTTTTTTCTTAAAAATAAAATACCAACCAGCAAATACTGGCGCGGCACTGTAGAGTAAAAAATCAAATCTAAATCCTGTTCGCGAAAATTGGTCATTATATTCATCGGACCCGCCGGTTAAATACCCGCCCGTCCGATCTTCTGCAAACCCAATATTGGCGAAAAATGAGGACCAGGCACTACCCCCGACCAGAGATAATGGGATCGCAGCGAGCCATAAATAAAAATAGATTTTGGGATTTTTATAAAGACCTGAAACGATGAGCGCGGCTATGGGGATGATAAGGGAAGCATGCATAAAATAAGACATTACAAGACAGATATACATCCACACTTTTTTGTCATAAAAATATAAAGCTAAAATAAAGAGCGCCGTGCCTAATCCATTTCGAAGCCCATTTGTACCATAAGTCCAGAAGGAAAAGGAACCCACAAACATCACGAAGGCAAAAAACCAGTAATTTCCGAAATATTTTCTGCAAAATAAGACGACAGGTACGATATACAAAATATCGACGACTTGAAAAAAACTGCGAACGGACATAATTTTACTGCAGAAGACCATCAAATAATTAAAAAGATAATCCTTCGTTATAATAAATTCCTTGCCTCTCAGCAATGCATTGTAGGCTCTATTATAATTAACAGTATCTCCAAAATAGAAACTTACCTGCCTTTGTCCAATATACAATGTGAAAAAAATCACAAAAAGAACTCCCCAGGAACTAAAAGCCTGAAGGGATGCAGGATTGCTTAGATCTGCAGAAAAAGAATAGAGCAATATCAGCAACACCAAAAACAAAATGATGAAATATTGCAGACTGGTATAAATTTCAACGGGTATAAAATCGAACATTACCTATGAATTATTCTTGCAGGGTTACCAACTGCAAAGCAGCCAGAAGGCACATCATTCACAACAACGGCGCCAGCACCGATGATGGCATTATCACCTACTTTTACACCTCCAATCACACAGCAATTTGCATGCAACTGTACATTATTTCCGATTACAGGTTTCTGACCATTCTTTTCACCAACCGTTACCAAGTGATTAACATACAAGTTATCACCTATGCTTTCTGCGTTTAATATGGTTGAATAAGGATGGGCCAATTGTACTCCTTTTCCCAGCTTTGTTTGAATGTCAATTATTAAATATTTCTCACGGGGATAAAAAATTCTCAAGAATTTAGCACCCCCCCCTGACGTTCTGAAATAAAATAAAGTTCTAAAGTAGCGATCATTAAATAATCTCACTGCTAAGTCCGATAGAACAGATGAAAATTGCTGCGGTTTTTCTTCAGATCTTGAATACAAATCCGCAATGATGACGTCTCTCTTTTTAGAAAAGAAAAACAGCATCAAATGTGGAAAAAATAAAATAAGAGCTATTATTCTACGCATTATTATCGAAAATTTCATTTTTCCAGAGCAGCATTACATCATCTATTAAATATTTATTTGCCGTGCTGACTGCATTCTCTGATAGGGTCTTCAATTTTATTTCATCTTTAGCTAAATGATCCAATTCATCTGCAAATTTAGCACAATCATTTAAAGGAACTATAATGCCATCAAAATTATGGGTAATTATATTTCGGGGACCAGTGGGAGAATCAAAGGAAATGACGGGTACGCCACAGGAATTAGCCTCTAGAATTACCATAGGAAAACATTCGTTTGCAGATGTCATTAACATCAATTTCATGTCAGAAATAGCCTCTGCTACATTATCAGTTTGTCCTTGGAAGATAATGGTTTCCTCTAAATTTTTGGCGGTCACCAATTTTAATATATTCTCGAAATAATCATTATCTGTCGCGCCATAAATATACAGTTTCCAGTTACTATTTTGGCGATAAAACAGTTCCCAAACCTCCACCATTTTCTCGATCTGTTTAACAGGGGCAAAACGCAAAATGGCACCAGCAATATATGGTTTCTCGTTGATATCGGCCACT encodes the following:
- a CDS encoding phenylacetate--CoA ligase family protein; the protein is MKDQLYRLFPVYLQELLISIFNYQAYKIRYGQKYQKYRKVFLENRTLSLQALQKTQADRFNRFLKSSIENTTYYKDYAQVELAQIHQLPILSKESLRQKSSDFFTVSKKEGVVSKTGGTTGKSLEILFTPENMQERFAMLDDFRSRFGYELGKKTAWFSGKSLLTDRDLEQNRFWKTDHWHKVRYYSTFHISDKYLKYYVVDLIKYQPEYLVGFPSTILEIAKYGAQNGYQFPENTIKAIFPTAESINEDMRSIIESFFKTKMYNQYASSEGAPFIFECSEGRLHLELQSGVFEVLDERDQPTTSGRLVVTSFTTEGTPLIRYDIGDSITLEDEEKYCICGNNNPLVKEILGRIDDFVYSPENGKINLGNVSNTLKDTHGIKKFQVIQEELNKIKILLIIDPAVYSEKLNVLFYTIGAIG
- a CDS encoding glycosyltransferase produces the protein MKILHYINNLGSGGAEKLLTDILPAMKDRGLQVELMISNSDVNVEKYGRLLDANNIKIIDLQKSFYNPLQISQIVRYVNKNKFDIVHAHLFPTQYWLSFASLFFKSKVKLVKTEHSVFNERKDYRILRPLEKFIYSQYDQLIGITAEVKSNLETWLNRKDIVTIHNGVNIEQIKEERSAIDKKEYEFISGDYFNILMVGRFDGSQKDQQTLVRSLQFLPGNFKIYFAGEGQYKAEIKKMVDLEGVADRVIFLGLRQDIYKLMHLVDLNVLSTNHEGLSGVVLESLASGQVFLGSDVVGVKEIVPDPRFLFTKGNAEQLAEKLLAIANDQDHRREMIETALDYVTRFDISYMVDNYIKVYESLQN
- a CDS encoding glycosyltransferase family 2 protein, translated to MKKITVFTPTYNRAHLLPRLYKSLCRQTSKDFLWLVIDDGSSDGTEQLIQKWQAENRIEIQYHYKENGGMHTGHNAAYKIIVTELNLCIDSDDYMPENGIAVILEAWDKVENKDDVSGIVGLDATANGVVIGSRMPQNVGEGSYHDLYTRYKAMGDKKFVLKTKELKKYPLYPEYENEKLVPLGILYIMMGDEKPFFFLDDVICIVEYQEGGSSNTILKQYFQSPKGFAYARKIRLKHTSSAKDILKNCLHLSSLFFITHDFKILHENNKFKFLTILLLPVGFVFYKYLQLKK
- a CDS encoding EpsG family protein, which translates into the protein MFDFIPVEIYTSLQYFIILFLVLLILLYSFSADLSNPASLQAFSSWGVLFVIFFTLYIGQRQVSFYFGDTVNYNRAYNALLRGKEFIITKDYLFNYLMVFCSKIMSVRSFFQVVDILYIVPVVLFCRKYFGNYWFFAFVMFVGSFSFWTYGTNGLRNGLGTALFILALYFYDKKVWMYICLVMSYFMHASLIIPIAALIVSGLYKNPKIYFYLWLAAIPLSLVGGSAWSSFFANIGFAEDRTGGYLTGGSDEYNDQFSRTGFRFDFLLYSAAPVFAGWYFIFKKKIIDPFYIHLFGIYCMANAFWILVITAAFSNRFAYLSWFLMPAVIAYPMFRYKIWENQDRRFAIILFLYFMFTFFMNVIK
- a CDS encoding LbetaH domain-containing protein, with the protein product MRRIIALILFFPHLMLFFFSKKRDVIIADLYSRSEEKPQQFSSVLSDLAVRLFNDRYFRTLFYFRTSGGGAKFLRIFYPREKYLIIDIQTKLGKGVQLAHPYSTILNAESIGDNLYVNHLVTVGEKNGQKPVIGNNVQLHANCCVIGGVKVGDNAIIGAGAVVVNDVPSGCFAVGNPARIIHR
- a CDS encoding glycosyltransferase; this encodes MKTILILIDQLYNHGGIEKLVAIKANYWSEKFGYNVIIVSTEQQNKPPVYHLSDKVEFIDIGIRYHRSISFFHPKNFKKIYFNVKELKKILYKRKPDFVLVASHIPMTYILPFLNTKIKIIKEFHYSKFNRKKSRKERIFSSIEKQYDYLVVLSPEEKTFYPSNNVKVIPNPVISLPKAVADINEKPYIAGAILRFAPVKQIEKMVEVWELFYRQNSNWKLYIYGATDNDYFENILKLVTAKNLEETIIFQGQTDNVAEAISDMKLMLMTSANECFPMVILEANSCGVPVISFDSPTGPRNIITHNFDGIIVPLNDCAKFADELDHLAKDEIKLKTLSENAVSTANKYLIDDVMLLWKNEIFDNNA